From a region of the Holophagales bacterium genome:
- a CDS encoding PD40 domain-containing protein, translating to MREMAAAIVSVLATGAGSSASPHPPAPRPRGSDDVGAPRRCRPRSRRRLALAVGACFLAAVAGAAVPLWFGRGGSRGLREGPPLRPVQLTSSAGLDVFPAFSPDGRAPAYASDRSGRFEITAGPCIGKPGDPAHDGRPAEPHPAWSPDGETIAYHVKSVGGRFLVPASVALSRQPDDVRPASLVLARRQALVLEVGVGGRLRRTCSARLPPSSGSPSTVRRQRPDAGVGRPERRARRAAPVARFGEGGSPLATNCTSSGDLDCRRGRQWPAKWS from the coding sequence ATGCGCGAGATGGCCGCCGCGATCGTGAGTGTGCTGGCCACCGGGGCCGGGAGCTCGGCGAGCCCGCACCCGCCCGCACCGCGTCCGCGCGGTTCCGACGATGTCGGCGCTCCTCGGCGGTGCCGGCCCCGGAGCCGCCGGCGGCTCGCGCTCGCCGTGGGGGCGTGCTTCCTCGCGGCCGTCGCCGGTGCAGCCGTTCCTCTCTGGTTCGGTCGGGGCGGGAGCCGGGGTCTTCGGGAGGGGCCGCCCCTCAGACCGGTCCAGCTGACCTCGTCCGCCGGCCTCGACGTCTTTCCCGCCTTCTCGCCCGACGGCAGAGCCCCGGCCTACGCGTCTGACCGGTCGGGCCGGTTCGAGATCACCGCCGGCCCCTGCATCGGGAAGCCGGGAGACCCAGCTCACGACGGACGGCCGGCAGAACCTCACCCGGCCTGGTCGCCCGACGGCGAGACGATCGCCTACCACGTCAAGAGCGTCGGCGGCAGGTTCCTCGTGCCCGCCTCGGTGGCGCTTTCGCGCCAGCCAGACGACGTTCGGCCTGCGTCCCTCGTTCTCGCCCGACGGCAAGCCCTCGTCCTCGAAGTCGGGGTCGGTGGTCGACTGCGGCGAACCTGCTCGGCGCGCCTTCCTCCGTCCTCTGGATCGCCCTCGACGGTTCGCCGCCAGCGCCCTGACGCAGGTGTGGGGCGGCCCGAGCGGCGGGCACGGCGCGCGGCCCCGGTCGCCCGATTTGGGGAAGGCGGATCACCGTTAGCTACAAACTGCACGTCCTCCGGAGATCTGGACTGTCGGCGTGGACGGCAATGGCCGGCGAAGTGGAGCTG